The DNA window ACCGGAGATGGGGGGGGAGAGGGGACCGCGTTATGGGGACACGGAGATTGGGGAGTACTGCGGTTATGGGGACATGGAGATCCCATGGGGATCGGGGACCCCGGTTATGGGGACACCCGGAGATTAGGGGAAGAAGGGACCGCGGTTATAGGGACACGGAAATGCCACGAAGATCGGGGATTGTGGTTATGGGGACACCCGGAGATGGGGGGGGCCGCCGTTATGGGGACATGGAGATGCCAGGGGATCTGTGGGTGGCGTGACCTGTGGTTGCTGGAGTACACCAGTAGAGGGTCTATGGCTAGCAGGGGACAAGTGGACTCCAGTGGATGCCGGAGTCCGTGGCTATGGGGGACCAGTGCCTGCAGGGGGTGTGGAAATTCAGGGGATTCCCCATCTCTGCAGTGTTTCCTGGCTGGGGGGCATCAGTGGAtatccctggctgcagggggacagggagatGCGGGGCTCAGAGGGTTCCGTGGGTgctggggtgaggagcaggCACCGAgcccccatccatccatgccGGGCGAGGGAGGATCAGCCCCCGGCATCCGGTGCCTGACGCAGCCCGGGCGGGAGGTGCCTCGTTGTGACAGCTGTCCCCACGTCCTGGAGCGGGGACAGAGCCACCACCGCCGTGCCATGCCGGGGGGGAAGGTTCTGAGTGCCTGGGCGCTGCTGGCCAGCCTGGCCGTGGCCAGCTGGGGGGTCCGAGGTGAGTCCGGAGGTGTGGGGTCAGCGGCCGGACACTCGCCGTGGTCTCTGGACATGCTGGGAAGGAACCCCAGGGCTTGGTGACATTCCAAaccttcccttttccagcagGGAATGTTTGGAATGTCCATGGGGAGAAAGGAATCAGTGCAGGAGGATGGGGGAGTTTGCCCAGAGTTCTTTTGGGACAGCCTGATGGGATGCTTCCTGCCCAGGAAGGAGCTCCGagctctgcactgctgctcaTCACTCATAGGTGAAGCTCTCTGCTCCCTTCTCCTTGCACAGGGCAGATATTTGTGAAGGAATTCAGCGGGAAGGTGTTCCTGGAGTGTGTGAGAAGCCAAGGCAAGAACATCACCTGGTGGAGAGATGGGAGCATTGTTGGGCACGAGGCACAGCTGGACCTGAGCGGGGTTTATGATGACCCCAGGGGCCTCTACACGTGTGAGATAGGAGAAGACAAGAGGATCAGCCTCCAGGTGCACTACCGCAGTAAGTGTTCACTGCTGCCTTGCCAGAGCTAGAGCTGCTTGGAGTTTTCCCCCAAGCCGGGTCTTGAGGGAATTTCCCCTCACCTGGGAGTGTCTCCAGCAGTTTGCTGCAGGTTCCTCTGTGTGCGGTGTCCGTGTgagagccctgcagccctgctcagtgccatgacctgctcctctgccctgccctggtgtGGGGGACACATGGGTCACACAGCAAAGCCAGCTGGGCTCTCTTGGACCGGCAGAGCTGGCCCTACCCTCAGTGTTTGTGTCCTTTTGGGCTTGCAGTGTGCCAGAACTGCATCGAGGTGGACGCTCCCACCATCTCGGGCATCGTCGTCGCCGACGTGGTGGCCACGCTGTTCCTGGCAGTGGCCGTGTACTGCATCTCTGGCCACAACAGGGGACACACCTCGCGAGGTGAGGgatgggaacagccccagggctgtgcctggcaccCTTGGGAGCTCTGTGTGGCacccctgggggctgcagcgAGCTCTTGGGTTTGTTTGGAAACGTTCCCCACATtgcccatggctcccctggtcCCTGAGCttgtccttctttcttccttcagcCTCTGACAAGCAGAACCTGATCTCCAATGAGCTCTACCAGGTGAGTCTGGGGGCACCCCTGTGTGTGAGGACATTTCCAGCACCCCTCTGTGTTTGGGGACACTCAGCATTCCTGGGTGTGTGGGGACACCTTCAGTACCTCTCTGTGTTTGGGGACACCTCCAGcacccctgtgtgtgtgtggggacaCCTTCAGAACCCCTGTGTGTGGGGGGGGGGACACCTTCAGGCCCCCTGTGTGTTTGGGGACACTTTCAGCACCCCTGTGAGTGTAGGGACACTTTCAGCACCCCTGTGAGTGTGTGGGGACACTTTCAGCCCCCCTGTGAGTATAGGGACGCTTTCAGCCCCTCAGTGTGGAGAGAATCTTGCCCAAGGCTGACCCAGCTCTcccttccagggcagggcaggtgcaGTTTGGGTTCAtgtctccttttttcccccctggcagcccctgggagaGCGGGAGGAGGAGCAGTACAGCCGGCTGGCCCCCGCCCGTGCCCGCAAGTGAGGAGGAAGACTCTGGGACTGCCTTCATCAGCACGCTGGCTTTGCCTGGGGGTCCCTCCAGGGTGGGCTGCTTGCAGCCCTGTGCTCATTCCACACCTCTTGCACTTCTATATTAATGCCATTAAAGATGAGCCTGTCCCACGGGCTCCCTGCTCCATCTGCtgtgtgcagctcctggggaaggTGCACAGGCATGGGGTCTGGTCACTGGGAAGGAGCACAGGGGTGGGGTCTGGTCACTGGGAAGGTGCACAGGGATGGGGTCTGGTCActgggaagggcacagggatggggtcTGGTCACTGGgaaggacacagggatggggtcTGGTCACTGGGAAGGTGCACAGGGATGGGGTCTGGTCACTGGGAAGGTGCACAGGGATGGGGTCTGGTCACTGGGAAGGGCACAGTGATGGGGTCTGGTCCCTGGgaaggacacagggatggggtcTGGTCACTGGGAAGGTGCACAGGGATGGGGTCTGGTCACCGGGAAGGTGCACAGGGATGGGGTCTGCTCACTGGgaaggacacagggatggggtcTGCTCACTGGgaaggacacagggatggggtcTGGTCACTGGGAAGGtgcactgggatgggatttgggatggcaATGCCAGGTCTCCACTCCCCAGCCCCAAGCAGAAGCAGCTCATGTGGTCTGAGCCCCCAAAACAGGGCACAGACACCAACAGGGCCAGGCAGCATCACCTCGCCCTGGAAGGACAAGGAAATTTTCAGTCCTGCAGGCAGTAAAACCCCAAAGTGGGGGTGCAGCAGTGAAGAGGGGCCCGTGGGTTGTTTTGGTGCCAGTTTGAGCTCAAAGCCTGGCTgaggcagccctgagcagaggaagcagcagcagagcagggctgggggcgtTGAGCTgcaccccagcagctccaggatgcGGTTTagagcacagctgggctccTTCACCACAGTAGGCCCCACACCCCGGCGGGGAGATGGCGAGATACACACAGCACCagccagccccagagccccaaaCCCACACAGGGCCACGCTGTCACCTCCTgtgagccagcactgctgcaaatgggggccaggctgggaaggggagagcGGGACCAGGTCAGAGGCAAATCCCCCTCAGGAGGATCCACTCTCAGCCCAGGGAACACCAGCACCAAGTGGGGGCAGGCATTAAACCTGAAGGAAAAGGTCAGAGGCAAATTCCCCTGAAAAGGATCTGTTCTCAGCCCAGGGAACACCAGAAGCAAGTGGGGGCACTCAGGACAGATATTAAACCTGAGGGAAAAGTAGAAGAAGCAAATTCCCCTGAACAGGATCTGTTTTCAGCCCAGGGAACCACCAGAAGCAAGTGGGGGCACTGAGAGTAGAAATTAAACCTGAAGGAAAAGGTCAGAGGCAAATTCCCCTGAAAGGGATCTGTTCTCAGGCCAGGGAACACCAGAAGCAAGTGAGGGCGCTCAGGGCAGACATTAAACCtgagggaaaggctgcag is part of the Agelaius phoeniceus isolate bAgePho1 chromosome 23, bAgePho1.hap1, whole genome shotgun sequence genome and encodes:
- the LOC129129562 gene encoding uncharacterized protein LOC129129562 yields the protein MGIGDPGYGDTRRLGEEGTAVIGTRKCHEDRGLWLWGHPEMGGAAVMGTWRCQGICGWRDLWLLEYTSRGSMASRGQVDSSGCRSPWLWGTSACRGCGNSGDSPSLQCFLAGGHQWISLAAGGQGDAGLRGFRGCWGEEQAPSPHPSMPGEGGSAPGIRCLTQPGREVPRCDSCPHVLERGQSHHRRAMPGGKVLSAWALLASLAVASWGVRGQIFVKEFSGKVFLECVRSQGKNITWWRDGSIVGHEAQLDLSGVYDDPRGLYTCEIGEDKRISLQVHYRMCQNCIEVDAPTISGIVVADVVATLFLAVAVYCISGHNRGHTSRASDKQNLISNELYQPLGEREEEQYSRLAPARARK